A region of Paenibacillus sp. JNUCC-31 DNA encodes the following proteins:
- a CDS encoding class I SAM-dependent methyltransferase — translation MYPVDSLRKLIQDIFEQNSLISATWSQLRRRDNVSYTKVQVKPVTLKNQLHYQFAFHYNNKVLHENLTPAEAAERMTLLFEETFRQGLLCTTDADYQILISKKYKVSILTKSPSKIAVDLSHNRKKQYVLEEGVPVSFLVELGIMNEEGRVLARKYDKFRQINRFLEMVQDVIPHLPEERPLTIVDFGCGKSYLTFALYHYLSVQQRRSLQIIGLDLKADVIEHCNDLANKLHYGDLKFLVGDIADYDELNEVDMVVTLHACDTATDAALEKAVRWGASVILSVPCCQHELFDQIESTVMNPLLSHGILKERFSALATDAIRAKLLDLMGYKTQLLEFIDMEHTPKNILIRAVRGQAGQTADMWNEYTAFRDFIHADPYLERACADLLPGGTHPVEAVQNTVTDSNQATSTGESIKEAVNDSTHCDHC, via the coding sequence ATGTACCCCGTGGATTCATTGCGAAAGCTTATACAAGACATCTTTGAACAGAATTCGCTGATCTCAGCGACCTGGAGCCAGCTGCGCAGACGGGACAATGTCTCGTATACCAAAGTGCAAGTCAAGCCGGTAACGCTGAAGAACCAGTTACACTATCAATTCGCATTTCACTATAACAACAAAGTGCTGCACGAGAATTTGACTCCGGCTGAAGCGGCAGAACGCATGACTTTGCTATTCGAAGAGACGTTTCGTCAAGGGCTGCTCTGTACAACAGATGCAGACTATCAAATATTGATCAGCAAAAAATATAAAGTGTCCATACTGACCAAGTCCCCTTCTAAGATTGCGGTGGACCTCTCGCATAATCGCAAAAAGCAATATGTGCTGGAAGAGGGAGTTCCCGTCTCGTTCCTGGTTGAGCTGGGGATCATGAATGAAGAAGGTCGTGTGCTGGCCCGCAAGTATGACAAGTTTAGACAGATCAACCGTTTCCTCGAAATGGTGCAGGATGTCATTCCCCACTTGCCGGAGGAACGCCCACTCACCATTGTTGATTTTGGCTGCGGAAAGTCGTATCTGACCTTTGCTTTATATCATTATTTGTCCGTACAGCAGCGCAGATCACTCCAGATTATTGGGCTCGATCTGAAGGCCGATGTCATCGAACATTGCAATGATCTGGCGAACAAGCTTCATTATGGTGATCTGAAGTTTCTTGTCGGAGACATTGCCGATTACGATGAACTAAACGAAGTGGATATGGTCGTGACGCTGCATGCCTGTGATACAGCTACCGATGCCGCACTAGAGAAAGCCGTTCGTTGGGGGGCTTCGGTCATTCTTTCTGTACCGTGCTGCCAGCATGAGCTGTTTGACCAGATTGAGTCTACTGTGATGAATCCGTTGTTGTCGCATGGTATTCTGAAGGAACGTTTCTCTGCATTGGCAACGGATGCCATCCGGGCTAAACTGCTCGATCTGATGGGATACAAAACGCAATTGCTGGAATTTATCGATATGGAACATACACCGAAGAATATTTTGATCCGTGCAGTACGCGGCCAGGCAGGCCAAACGGCTGACATGTGGAACGAATATACCGCGTTCCGTGATTTCATTCATGCAGATCCTTATTTGGAGCGAGCATGCGCCGATTTGCTTCCGGGCGGTACCCATCCAGTAGAAGCGGTGCAGAACACGGTAACAGACTCTAACCAGGCCACTTCCACTGGTGAATCCATTAAAGAAGCCGTCAATGATTCGACCCATTGCGATCATTGCTAA
- a CDS encoding DUF6483 family protein has product MFRKDYLLRMMEEMTEAIGKVFTLKQQRKHTEALSELDELLRRQFGLNLSLLNSLPAEDVIEMFRFRGVIEVDNLQQAARLIEEEAYIYHEKAKVEGIDDQEKLESEDEALIRLMRALHFYLYALHNGANPKLLDAPGRVEGILAQIRGYELPARTEKQLALYREQQGRYDQAENSWYRLLQVDDEHPVHYRDDVQAFYERLILLEDQQLQEGGLPREEVEEGLAELSR; this is encoded by the coding sequence ATGTTCAGGAAAGATTATCTGCTCCGCATGATGGAGGAAATGACCGAAGCGATCGGCAAAGTATTTACACTCAAACAACAGCGCAAACATACGGAGGCTCTGTCCGAACTGGACGAGCTGCTGCGTAGACAGTTTGGCTTAAATTTATCTTTGCTGAACTCACTGCCTGCGGAGGATGTCATTGAAATGTTCCGTTTTCGTGGTGTCATAGAAGTGGACAATCTGCAGCAAGCCGCCAGGCTTATTGAGGAAGAGGCATATATATATCATGAAAAGGCCAAAGTAGAGGGCATAGACGACCAAGAAAAGCTGGAGTCAGAGGATGAAGCACTTATTCGATTGATGAGAGCACTTCACTTTTATCTGTATGCACTCCACAATGGGGCCAATCCGAAGCTGCTGGATGCCCCGGGTCGAGTCGAAGGGATATTAGCGCAAATTAGAGGATATGAACTGCCTGCACGAACGGAAAAACAGCTTGCATTGTATCGGGAACAGCAGGGGCGTTATGATCAGGCAGAGAACAGCTGGTACAGACTATTGCAGGTAGACGATGAACATCCCGTTCATTATCGCGATGATGTGCAGGCATTCTACGAAAGATTAATACTGCTTGAAGACCAGCAGCTGCAAGAAGGGGGCCTGCCCCGTGAGGAAGTCGAAGAGGGGCTTGCTGAGCTGAGCCGTTAA